Proteins encoded together in one Verrucomicrobiota bacterium window:
- the hemB gene encoding porphobilinogen synthase, with translation MPATRRAPAMDLPLRPRRLRRHQAVRDLVQETFLRSEDLIAPLFVHDLDREETPVKSMPGVARFSIRRLVEECRVLSGLGIRAVAVFPCLDPSLKNPGGTEGFSPRGLIPRAVTAIKKALPGLLVITDVALDPYTSHGHDGLLDSEGEVDNDRTVEALCRQAVVEARAGADWVAPSDMMDGRVAAIRRSLDAAGFQRVGILAYSAKFASAYYGPFRDAVGSRQAAGQTYLDKRSYQLNPANRREAIRDALLDAGEGADILMVKPAGPYLDIVRELREQTRLPIAAYQVSGEYAQIHAAANLGWLDYAAARDESVLGIKRAGADLILTYFAKEIATTLA, from the coding sequence ATGCCTGCCACACGACGAGCCCCTGCCATGGATCTGCCCCTTCGACCGCGCCGTCTGCGCCGCCATCAGGCCGTCCGCGACCTCGTCCAGGAGACTTTCCTCCGTTCCGAGGATCTGATCGCGCCCCTCTTCGTGCATGATTTGGACCGTGAGGAAACGCCGGTCAAGTCCATGCCGGGTGTCGCCCGATTTTCGATTCGCCGCCTGGTTGAGGAATGCCGGGTGCTTTCGGGCCTCGGCATCCGCGCCGTGGCTGTATTTCCATGCCTCGATCCGTCGTTGAAGAATCCCGGGGGTACCGAGGGTTTTTCGCCGCGCGGGTTAATTCCTCGCGCCGTGACCGCCATAAAGAAGGCTTTGCCGGGACTTTTGGTGATTACGGACGTGGCCTTGGATCCTTACACCAGCCATGGCCATGATGGCTTGCTGGACTCGGAGGGTGAGGTCGACAACGATCGAACCGTGGAAGCGCTTTGCCGCCAGGCTGTCGTGGAGGCACGGGCCGGGGCGGATTGGGTGGCGCCGTCGGACATGATGGACGGACGGGTGGCGGCCATTCGGCGCTCTTTGGATGCCGCGGGTTTTCAGCGTGTTGGCATTCTGGCGTATTCCGCCAAGTTTGCCTCCGCCTACTATGGCCCCTTTCGCGACGCGGTGGGCAGCCGGCAAGCAGCCGGTCAGACCTATCTCGACAAGCGTTCCTACCAATTGAATCCCGCCAACCGGCGGGAGGCGATCCGGGATGCGTTGCTCGATGCCGGTGAAGGTGCGGACATTTTGATGGTCAAACCGGCGGGACCCTATTTGGACATTGTTCGTGAACTGCGTGAGCAAACCCGGCTGCCGATTGCGGCTTATCAGGTCTCGGGGGAGTATGCGCAAATCCATGCGGCCGCGAACTTGGGCTGGCTGGACTATGCTGCCGCACGCGATGAATCCGTGCTTGGCATCAAGCGCGCGGGGGCCGACCTCATCCTCACCTATTTTGCGAAAGAAATCGCCACCACGCTGGCGTGA